From Micromonospora carbonacea:
GATCCCCCTGACCCACCCGCTGGCCAGCGTCGGCGACGCGTTCAACGCGGTCTTCGTCGAGGCCGAGGCGGCCGGGCAGCTCATGTTCTACGGCCGGGGCGCGGGCGGTGCGCCGACCGCCAGCGCCGTGCTCGGCGACGTGGTGGCGGTGGCCCGCAACCGGCTCGCCGGGGTGCGCGCGCCCAGCGAGTCGGCGTACGCGGACCTCGCGGTGCGGCCGATGGGGGAGGCGCTGACGCGCTACCACATCAGCCTCGACGTGGCCGACCGTCCGGGCGTGCTCGCGGCGGTGGCCGGGGTGTTCGCCCGGCACGACGTGTCCATCGCCACGGTCCGGCAGGGCTCGGCGGACGGTCCGGCCGGCTCCGGCGACGCCGAGCTGGTCATCGTCACCCACGTCGCGCCGGACGCCGCGCTCGCCGCCACCGTGGAGGAGCTGCGCGGGCTGGACATCGTGCGGTCGGTGGCGAGCGTCCTGCGGGTCGAGGGCGGGGCCTGACGCGGCTGCCCGCCGGCTCCCGCGCGGGCGGCGCGCCCACCACGGCGTGCGCGTGGGCGTCTCGCCTGGTGGTTACGCTCAGGTGCGGCGCGCGCCGGTCGGCGAGGCTGGTCCACGCTGGGTGTGCCCGGCCTGTCGGCGGGGCGGTAGAGGTGAGGAGAGCGACATGTGGCGGGGTCTGATCGAGACGTACCGGGACCGGCTGCCGGTCACCGACGCCACCCCGGTCGTCACCCTGCACGAGGGGAACACCCCGCTGCTGCCCGCGCCGGTGCTCTCCGCCCGGCTCGGCTGTGACGTCTATCTCAAGGTCGAGGGGGCCAACCCGACCGGCTCGTTCAAGGACCGGGGCATGACGCTCGCGGTCTCCAAGGCCGTCGAGCACGGCGACAAGGCCATCATCTGCGCCTCGACCGGCAACACCAGCGCCTCCGCCGCCGCGTACGCGGCCCGCGCCGGGATCACCTGCGCCGTGCTGGTGCCGCAGGGCAAGATCGCGCTGGGCAAGCTGGCCCAGGCGCTGGTCCACGGCGCGCGGCTGCTCCAGGTCACCGGCAACTTCGACGACTGCCTGGCGCTGGCCGCCAAGCTCGCCCAGGACTACCCGGTCGCGCTGGTCAACTCGGTCAACCCCGACCGCCTGCACGGGCAGAAGACGGCCGCCTTCGAGATCGTCGAGGCGCTCGGCGACGCGCCCGACATCCACTGCCTGCCGGTCGGCAACGCGGGCAACATCTCCGCCTACTGGATGGGCTACTCGGAGGACCTGCGCGACGGCAACGCCACGAAGGCCCCGAAGATGTACGGCTTCCAGGCCGCCGGGGCCGCCCCGATCGTCACCGGCCAGGTGGTGCACGAGCCGTCGACCATCGCCACCGCCATCCGGATCGGCAACCCGGCGAGCTGGACGAAGGCCGTCGACGCCCGGGACGCTTCCGGCGGCCTGATCGCCGCCGTCAGCGACCGGGAGATCCTGGCCGCCTACCGGCTGCTGGCCCGCGAGGTCGGCGCGTTCGTGGAGCTGGGCAGCGCGGCCAGCGTCGCCGGGCTGCTCCAGCAGGCCGCCGCCGGCAGGGTTCCGGCCGGCTCGACGGTCGTCTGCACGGTCACCGGGCACGGCCTGAAGGACCCGGAGTGGGCCATCTCCACGGCCCCCGCCCCGATCACCATCGGCAACGACGCCCTCGCCGCCGCCCGCTCCCTCGATCTGGCCTGAGCCCGCGCCGGGCGGCGGCCCGCCGAGCGCCGACGTGGCCGGTCGGGCGGGCCGGTGATGGGGGGTGACGGGCCGTCGGGTCCACGGGCGGCGGGCGCGGCCCGCGCGGCGACGGGCGGGACACGCCGTCGGGGCGGGGCAGCGCGACCCCTGGCCCAACCGGGATGATGGGGTCGGGCACACTCTTCGTTACCGAGTCGTCCCATCCTTCTCTTCCCAGGAGTTGAGCCACGCCGATGTCGCTGCTCGCCAGATTCAGCCTCGCCAACCGAGGGCTGGTCGCCCTCATCGCGGTGGTCACGACGCTGTTCGGTCTGTTCGCCGTCCCGTCGTTGAAGCAGCAACTCCTGCCGTCGCTGGAGTTCCCGGGCGCGTTCGTCGTGGCCGTCTACCCCGGCGCCGCGCCCGAGATCGTCGAGTCGCAGGTGACCGAGCCGATCGAGAACAGCATCCAGGGCATCCCCGGGCTCGAGAAGGTCACCTCCACCTCCCGCGAGGGCTCGGCCACCGTCCAGGTGGAGTTCACGTTCGGCACCGACCTGGACAACGTGGTCAACAAGATGGAGACCGCGCTGAACCGGATCGACAGCCTGCTCCCCGAGGGCGTCGACCCGCAGATCCTCACCGGCACCACCGACGACCTCCCGGCCGTGGTCATCGCCGCTTCGGGCGGCGGCGGCGACGAGCGGGCGCTGGCCGACCGGCTGCGCGACACCGTCGTGCCGGAGCTGGAGGGCATCGACGGGGTCCGCACCGTCGCGGTGACCGGCACCCGGGAGCAGGTCGTCACGATCACGCCGGACCCGGCGAAGCTGGCCGCCGCGAAGCTCGCGCCGACCGCGATCGGCACCGCCCTGAAGACCAACGGCGTCGCCGTGCCGGCCGGCGCGGTCAGCGACGGTTCGCGGGCCCTCACCGTCCAGGTGGGCACGCCGATCCGCTCCGTCGACGACCTCAAGGGCATCGTGCTCGCCTCCACCGCGCCGAAGACGGCCCCGGTGAAGCTCGGCGACGTGGCGGCCGTGGAGCAGCAGCTCGCCCCGCCCACCTCGTTCACCCGCACCAACGGCCGGGACAGCCTCGGCATCGCCGTCATCGCCGCGCCGGACGGCAACGCCGTCGAGATCTCCCACGAGATCCGCGACCGCCTCGCCGACCTGCGTTCGGCCTCCGGCGCGGACCTGACCGTCGTGTTCGACCAGGCCCCGTTCGTGGAGAAGTCCATCGAGAGCCTCACCACCGAGGGCCTGCTGGGCCTGGTCATGGCGGTCGTGGTCATCCTGGTCTTCCTGCTGTCGGTGCGTTCCACCGTGGTCACCGCCGTGTCGATCCCGCTGTCGGTGCTGGTGGCGCTCATCGCGCTGTGGATCGGCGACTACTCGCTCAACCTGCTCACCCTCGGCGCGTTGACCATCGCGGTCGGCCGGGTGGTCGACGACTCGATCGTGGTGCTGGAGAACATCAAACGCCACCTGGAATACGGCGAGCCGAAGCGGCAGGCGATCCTCGCGGCGGTCCGGGAGGTGGCCGGCGCGGTGACCGCGTCGACGCTGACCACGGTCGCCGTGTTCGCCCCGATCGCGCTGGTCGGCGGCTTCGTCGGGCAGCTCTTCGCGCCGTTCGCGATCACCGTGACGGTGGCCCTGCTCGCCTCGCTGCTGGTCTCGCTCACGGTGATCCCGGTGCTGGCCTACTGGTTCCTCAAGCCGAAGCAGGGCGGGGCGGACGACGAAGCCGCGCGCCGGGCCGCCGAGGAGAAGGAGCTGCGCAGCCCGCTCCAGCGGGGCTACCTGCCGGTGATCGGGTTCGCCACCCGCAGCCGGGGCACCCGCTGGATCACCGTCGCGTTGGGGCTGGTGGTGCTGCTCGGCACGTTCGTCCTCTCCGGCGCGCTGAAGACCAACTTCCTTGACGACTCCGGTCAGGACACGCTGACCATCACCCAGCAGCTCCCGGCGGGCAGCGGCCTGGCCGCCACCGACCGGGCGGCCCGCCAGGTCGAGTCGGTGCTCGACCGGGCCGAGGGCGTCGAGACCTACCAGGTCAGCGCCGGGGGCAGCGACCAGCCCTGGGCGGGCGGCGGCGGCAACAACGCCGCCACCTTCTCGGTGACGCTCGACGGCGAGACCGACGTCGCGGAGGTGAAGCGGGAGCTGCGCCGCGAGTTCGACTCCCTCGGCGCCTCCGTCGGCGAGCTGAGCTTCGGCGGGGCCGACGCCGGCGGGTCGACCAACCAGCTCGAGGTCGTCGTGCAGGCGGCGGACACCGAGGTGCTGACCCGGGCCGCCGAGCAGGCGCGGGCCGCCATGGCCGGCACGGCCGACGTCGAGGACGTCTCGACCAGCCTGGCCGAGCGGGTGCCGCGGGTGGACGTGACCGTGGACCGGCTGGCCGCGGCGCGGGCGGGGCTCACCGAGGCGGCCGTCGGGCAGCTCGTGGCCCAGGTCTACCGGGGCACCCCGCTGGGGCAGGTCACCTTCGACGGCGGCCAGCAGGACGTGGTGCTGCGTTCCGGCGCGCAGCCGCCGCTGACGGTGGAGGAGCTGCGGGCCCTGCGCGTCGGCCCGGTCAAGCTCGACGACATCGCCGACATCACCCAGGCCGAGGGGCCGCAGCAGGTGACCCGCATCGACGGGGAGCGCAGCGTCACGGTCACCGGCACGGCGACCGGCGCCAACCTCGGCGCGACCACCGAGGAGCTGCGCAAGAAGCTGGACGCCATCGACGTCCCCGGCGCGACCATCAGCATCGGCGGCGTCAGCGCCGACCAGGCGGACGCGTTCGCCGACCTGGGGCTGGCCGTGCTCGCGGCCATCGCGATCGTGTTCCTGATCATGGTGGCGACGTTCCGCAGCCTGACCCAGGCGCTGATCCTGCTGATCTCCGTGCCGTTCGCGGCGACCGGCGCGATCGGCCTGCTGCTGGCCACCGGCACCCCGCTGGGCGTGCCGGCGCTGATCGGCGTGCTGATGCTGGTCGGCATCGTGGTGACCAACGCCATCGTGCTGCTGGATCTGATCAACCAGTACCGGGCGCAGGGCATGGGCGTCGGCGAGGCGGTGATCGAGGGCGGCCGGCGGCGGCTGCGCCCGATCCTGATGACGGCCGTCGCCACGATCTTCGCGCTGCTGCCGATGGCGTTCGGCCTGACCGGGGAGGGCGGCTTCATCTCCAAGCCGCTGGCGATCGTGGTGATCGGTGGCCTGCTCAGCTCCACCATGCTCACCCTGATCCTGGTCCCGACCCTCTACACGATGGTGGAGAACACCAAGGAGTCGCTGCGGGCCCGCCGGCAGCGTCGTCGGGGCGTACCGCCGGTGGAGCCCGCCGACGCCGGCCCGACGCCGGCCGGCGAGCCCGTGCCCGCCGCCGAGCCCGTGCCCGCCGGTGCCGCGCCGTCGGCGGCCCTGGTGGACGGCACCGACCAGTTCGAGGTGCTGCGCCTGCCGAAGAGCCGGCAGTCGCCGCTGCCGCCGCCGGCCGAGTAACCGCCGCGACCGCGCACGCCCCCGCCGGGTTCCACTCCGGCGGGGGCGTGCGCGCGTCCGCCCGGGTCGCGCATCCGACCGGTTGCGTTGCGTCAGAGGTCGCATACTGACGGTGTCGGGTCGCGTCGGGTGACCTGCTGTCGCGCGGGAGCGGGCATGGCGGACGGCGCGGGCCGGTGGGGGCGGCGGGCGGTGCTGCGCCGGGCCGGGCTGCTCGCCGGGGGCGCGCTCGTCGGGGCCGGCGTCACGGCCCAGTCCACCTGGATCGCCGACCGGCGGCTGCCCCTGGCCGGCGGCCCGGCCAGCGCCACCGTGGGCGGCGACGCGCAGCAGGTCGGCGACGGCGAGGTGTCGGTCGTCTGGGGCGCCCGCACCGGCCAGCGGCTGGTGGCGCTCACCTTCGACGACGGTCCCCGCCCACAGTGGACCCCGATGGTGCTCGACACCCTGGAGCGGTATGCCGTGCCGGCAACGTTCTTCCTGGTCGGGCAGCGCGTCCGGCAGCACGCGGGCCTGCTGCGCGGCCGGCTCGGCCGGCACGAGGTGGGCAACCACAGCTGGGCGCACCACGACCTCGCCCGGCACGACGCCGACGAGGTACACGACGACCTGAGCCGGGCGCACGACGCGATCGCCGAGGGCGTCGGGGTCGCCCCCCGGCTGCTGCGTCCCCCGTACGGGCACCTCGGCGGCGCGGTGCTGCACGCCGCCGCCCGGCTGGACTACCGGCTCGTGCTCTGGTCGTTCCAGATGGCCGAGGCGCGGTTCCCGGACGACCCGGCCGGGCACGCCCGGCGGGTCGTCGCCGGGGTGCGACCGGGCATGATCCTGCTCGCCCACGACGTCGGGGACGCCCGCCGGCTGGTCGCCCTGCGCGGCCTGCCCGACATGATCACGGGCCTGCGGGGCCGGGGCTTCACCTTCGTCACCGTCTCCGAGCTGCTGCGGCAGGCGGGCGCGCCGCAGCCCGGCGGGTAGGCTTCCCGTACGTGTCTCCCACCCTCTCGGTCCTGGTCCGCAACCGCAGCTTCCGCAACCTCTTCCTGGCCGAACTGGTGGTCTTCGGCGCGGACTGGTTCGTCATGGTGCCGCTGCTCGTCCTGCTGCCGAAGCTGACCGGCAGCGGGGTCTGGGGCGCCCTTGTGCTCGCCCTGGACACCGGCGTGGTGGCGCTGCTGCTGCCGTACACGGGGACGATCGCGGACCGGTTCGACCGCAAGAAGATCATGATGGCGGCCAACGTCGCCGCGCTGCTCGGCGTGCTCCTGCTGCTGGGCGTCCGGGGCGCGGGCACGGCGTGGCTGGCGATGGTGGCGATCGCCGTGGTGGCGGTGGCGAAGGCGTTCTACTCGCCGGCCGCCCAGGCCGCCCTGCCC
This genomic window contains:
- a CDS encoding efflux RND transporter permease subunit, giving the protein MSLLARFSLANRGLVALIAVVTTLFGLFAVPSLKQQLLPSLEFPGAFVVAVYPGAAPEIVESQVTEPIENSIQGIPGLEKVTSTSREGSATVQVEFTFGTDLDNVVNKMETALNRIDSLLPEGVDPQILTGTTDDLPAVVIAASGGGGDERALADRLRDTVVPELEGIDGVRTVAVTGTREQVVTITPDPAKLAAAKLAPTAIGTALKTNGVAVPAGAVSDGSRALTVQVGTPIRSVDDLKGIVLASTAPKTAPVKLGDVAAVEQQLAPPTSFTRTNGRDSLGIAVIAAPDGNAVEISHEIRDRLADLRSASGADLTVVFDQAPFVEKSIESLTTEGLLGLVMAVVVILVFLLSVRSTVVTAVSIPLSVLVALIALWIGDYSLNLLTLGALTIAVGRVVDDSIVVLENIKRHLEYGEPKRQAILAAVREVAGAVTASTLTTVAVFAPIALVGGFVGQLFAPFAITVTVALLASLLVSLTVIPVLAYWFLKPKQGGADDEAARRAAEEKELRSPLQRGYLPVIGFATRSRGTRWITVALGLVVLLGTFVLSGALKTNFLDDSGQDTLTITQQLPAGSGLAATDRAARQVESVLDRAEGVETYQVSAGGSDQPWAGGGGNNAATFSVTLDGETDVAEVKRELRREFDSLGASVGELSFGGADAGGSTNQLEVVVQAADTEVLTRAAEQARAAMAGTADVEDVSTSLAERVPRVDVTVDRLAAARAGLTEAAVGQLVAQVYRGTPLGQVTFDGGQQDVVLRSGAQPPLTVEELRALRVGPVKLDDIADITQAEGPQQVTRIDGERSVTVTGTATGANLGATTEELRKKLDAIDVPGATISIGGVSADQADAFADLGLAVLAAIAIVFLIMVATFRSLTQALILLISVPFAATGAIGLLLATGTPLGVPALIGVLMLVGIVVTNAIVLLDLINQYRAQGMGVGEAVIEGGRRRLRPILMTAVATIFALLPMAFGLTGEGGFISKPLAIVVIGGLLSSTMLTLILVPTLYTMVENTKESLRARRQRRRGVPPVEPADAGPTPAGEPVPAAEPVPAGAAPSAALVDGTDQFEVLRLPKSRQSPLPPPAE
- the thrC gene encoding threonine synthase encodes the protein MWRGLIETYRDRLPVTDATPVVTLHEGNTPLLPAPVLSARLGCDVYLKVEGANPTGSFKDRGMTLAVSKAVEHGDKAIICASTGNTSASAAAYAARAGITCAVLVPQGKIALGKLAQALVHGARLLQVTGNFDDCLALAAKLAQDYPVALVNSVNPDRLHGQKTAAFEIVEALGDAPDIHCLPVGNAGNISAYWMGYSEDLRDGNATKAPKMYGFQAAGAAPIVTGQVVHEPSTIATAIRIGNPASWTKAVDARDASGGLIAAVSDREILAAYRLLAREVGAFVELGSAASVAGLLQQAAAGRVPAGSTVVCTVTGHGLKDPEWAISTAPAPITIGNDALAAARSLDLA
- a CDS encoding polysaccharide deacetylase family protein — its product is MADGAGRWGRRAVLRRAGLLAGGALVGAGVTAQSTWIADRRLPLAGGPASATVGGDAQQVGDGEVSVVWGARTGQRLVALTFDDGPRPQWTPMVLDTLERYAVPATFFLVGQRVRQHAGLLRGRLGRHEVGNHSWAHHDLARHDADEVHDDLSRAHDAIAEGVGVAPRLLRPPYGHLGGAVLHAAARLDYRLVLWSFQMAEARFPDDPAGHARRVVAGVRPGMILLAHDVGDARRLVALRGLPDMITGLRGRGFTFVTVSELLRQAGAPQPGG